ATTTCACGGTAATTTTCATCCAGGACGATTATTTGCGAAGATGTCAGTTTCAAGTTAAGGGCTGTGTTGGCATGTTTCGGTGAAGCCGAATACTCATGCAAACCTTTATGCAGATAAAACTTACCCCAGTTATTGGCGGTAACACTTTTATTGCCGCTTAAGTCAAATTCAATCTCAGGCAGCGCATGGCAGTGTTTCAGGTCGTCCCTGAACAGCTCTTCAATTGTTTCATTATGGCGGTAATGCTCTCTGCCGGCATCTTGTTCGCACATTTCAAGGAGCTGCCGGTTGAAATCAGCCAGGCTCAAAAAACGGGGGACCGGAACCAGGAAATTACGTCTCTGGTAACCGACTTTATTCTCAACATTGCCTTTTTCATGGCCTTCACCGGGATTTGTGAATACGGACTGAAACCGGTAATGTTCACGGAATCGCTCAAAGCGCTGTGTGGTCTCGCGATCCCCGCCCCGTATGACTTTTGTCACAATGGTTTTTGTGTTATCAAACCATATTTCTTCAGGTACTGCGCCAATATGACGGAAGATGGCATCCAGCCCTTCAAAAAGGCATTCCATGTTTTCCCCATAGAACAATTGCAGGTAGCCTTTGTTGCTATAGGGGAAAGACACTTCGAGATATTTTCCGGTAATGCGCGTACCGTTTTCATAAAAATCAGCGGTGCCGAAATCAACTTGTGCTTCACCGGGACGATGTGTTAGCGGCAGAAATCCATTGCGGGCATTGCTGAATAATTCACGGTGTTTATCGGAGTAGTATGCGGCAACCGTCCTGTAGGAACAATCAAAATCGTCAAATTCTTTCTTGAGCCGGTCAAATACCCTCTTGGCCGTATGCCGCTGTTTGCGCGGTGCTTGTTTGTCCTCTTCAAGCCATTGATCAACAGCCGGCTTGTAAGGGTCCAGTTTCGGACAGAACTGCTTGGCAGAAGC
This is a stretch of genomic DNA from Dehalobacter sp.. It encodes these proteins:
- the istA gene encoding IS21 family transposase; this encodes MLAMDKIHDIRLRFFTKGENITHIANELKLDWKTVQKYVDMADFNLPEPKPASAKQFCPKLDPYKPAVDQWLEEDKQAPRKQRHTAKRVFDRLKKEFDDFDCSYRTVAAYYSDKHRELFSNARNGFLPLTHRPGEAQVDFGTADFYENGTRITGKYLEVSFPYSNKGYLQLFYGENMECLFEGLDAIFRHIGAVPEEIWFDNTKTIVTKVIRGGDRETTQRFERFREHYRFQSVFTNPGEGHEKGNVENKVGYQRRNFLVPVPRFLSLADFNRQLLEMCEQDAGREHYRHNETIEELFRDDLKHCHALPEIEFDLSGNKSVTANNWGKFYLHKGLHEYSASPKHANTALNLKLTSSQIIVLDENYREIIRHRRLYGDIKQQSMAWLPYLRQLSIRPRALKYSGIYDLMPPSMKQFLE